A section of the Papio anubis isolate 15944 chromosome 2, Panubis1.0, whole genome shotgun sequence genome encodes:
- the LZTFL1 gene encoding leucine zipper transcription factor-like protein 1 isoform X1, with amino-acid sequence MRNQDPGKMAELGLNEHHQNEVINYMRFARSKRGLRLKTVDSCFQDLKESRLVEETFTIDEVSEVLNGLQAVVHSEVESELINTAYTNVLLLRQLFAQAEKWYLKLQTDISELENRELLEQVAEFEKAEITSSNKKPILDITKPKLAPLNEGGTAELLNKEILRLQEENEKLKSRLKTIEIQATSALDEKSKLEKALQDLQLDQGNQKDFIKAQDLSNLENTVAALKSEFQKTLNDKTENQKSLEENLATAKHDLLRVQEQLHMAEKELEKKFQQTAAYRNMKEILTKKNDQIKDLRKRLAQYEPED; translated from the exons gCAGAGTTGGGCCTAAATGAGCACCATCAAAATGAAGTTATTAATTATATGCGTTTTGCTCGTTCAAAGAGAGGCTTGAGACTCAAAACTGTAGATTCCTGCTTCCAAGACCTCAAGGAGAGCAG GCTGGTGGAGGAGACCTTCACCATAGATGAAGTCTCTGAAGTTCTCAATGGATTGCAAGCTGTGGTTCATAGCGAGGTGGAATCTGAGCTCATCAACACTGCCTATACCAATGTGTTACTTCTGCGACAGCTGTTTGCACAAGCTGAGAAGTGGTATCTTAAGCTACAGACAGACATCTCTGAACTTGAAAACCG AGAATTATTAGAACAAGTTGCAGAATTTGAAAAAGCAGAGATTACGTCTTCAAACAAAAAG cCCATCTTAGATATCACAAAGCCAAAACTTGCTCCACTTAATGAAGGTGGAACAGCAGAACTCCTAAACAAG GAAATTTTAAGACTTcaagaagagaatgagaaattgAAGTCAAGGTTGAAGACCATTGAAATACAG GCTACAAGTGCACTGGATGAAAAGTCAAAACTAGAAAAAGCACTGCAAGATTTACAGCTTGATCAAGGAAATCAAAAG gatTTTATAAAGGCCCAAGACTTGAGTAACTTGGAAAACACTGTCGCTGCTTTAAAGAGTGAGTTTCAGAAGACACTTAATGACAAGACAGAAAACCAGAAGTCACTGGAGGAGAATCTGGCGACAGCCAAGCACGACCTACTCAGGGTTCAAGAGCAGCTGCACATGGCTGAAAAG gaattagaaaagaaatttcagcAAACAGCAGCTTATCGAAACATGAAAGAGATTCTTACCAAGAAGAATGACCAAATCAAAGATCTGAGGAAAAGACTGGCACA
- the LZTFL1 gene encoding leucine zipper transcription factor-like protein 1 isoform X2 yields the protein MRNQDPGKMAELGLNEHHQNEVINYMRFARSKRGLRLKTVDSCFQDLKESRLVEETFTIDEVSEVLNGLQAVVHSEVESELINTAYTNVLLLRQLFAQAEKWYLKLQTDISELENRELLEQVAEFEKAEITSSNKKPILDITKPKLAPLNEGGTAELLNKEILRLQEENEKLKSRLKTIEIQATSALDEKSKLEKALQDLQLDQGNQKDFIKAQDLSNLENTVAALKSEFQKTLNDKTENQKSLEENLATAKHDLLRVQEQLHMAEKI from the exons gCAGAGTTGGGCCTAAATGAGCACCATCAAAATGAAGTTATTAATTATATGCGTTTTGCTCGTTCAAAGAGAGGCTTGAGACTCAAAACTGTAGATTCCTGCTTCCAAGACCTCAAGGAGAGCAG GCTGGTGGAGGAGACCTTCACCATAGATGAAGTCTCTGAAGTTCTCAATGGATTGCAAGCTGTGGTTCATAGCGAGGTGGAATCTGAGCTCATCAACACTGCCTATACCAATGTGTTACTTCTGCGACAGCTGTTTGCACAAGCTGAGAAGTGGTATCTTAAGCTACAGACAGACATCTCTGAACTTGAAAACCG AGAATTATTAGAACAAGTTGCAGAATTTGAAAAAGCAGAGATTACGTCTTCAAACAAAAAG cCCATCTTAGATATCACAAAGCCAAAACTTGCTCCACTTAATGAAGGTGGAACAGCAGAACTCCTAAACAAG GAAATTTTAAGACTTcaagaagagaatgagaaattgAAGTCAAGGTTGAAGACCATTGAAATACAG GCTACAAGTGCACTGGATGAAAAGTCAAAACTAGAAAAAGCACTGCAAGATTTACAGCTTGATCAAGGAAATCAAAAG gatTTTATAAAGGCCCAAGACTTGAGTAACTTGGAAAACACTGTCGCTGCTTTAAAGAGTGAGTTTCAGAAGACACTTAATGACAAGACAGAAAACCAGAAGTCACTGGAGGAGAATCTGGCGACAGCCAAGCACGACCTACTCAGGGTTCAAGAGCAGCTGCACATGGCTGAAAAG